A part of Pseudomonadota bacterium genomic DNA contains:
- a CDS encoding AMP-binding protein has product MEYWSFPPKFDPDYLPDSSSPYWFPKRETMPPGDREKAILERLKAVTRYAYEKSPFYKRKWDEAGFHPDQLKSLEDFEDKVPVVTKKDLREAQARAPKFGDYLCIPESDIHHIHGTSGTTGTPTVFAISRGDWDAIANAHARIMYGMGMRPGDMIFVAAIFSLYLGSWGALIGAERLRAKAFPFGAGAAGMSARAAHWLNQMKPSAFYGTPSFALHLAEVAHDEGLDPRQFGLKCLFFSGEPGASIPGVRDRIKELYGANVYDSGSMAEMSPWMNCAGTAGTPEGMLLWQDIVYSEVCDPNTFRRVPFGQKGTPVYTHLERTSQPMIRLLSGDLTEWRYDGPAPCGRTYPHLPHGIFGRIDDQFTIRGENIYPSEIDAILNKTAGYGGEHRIIVSREGSMDELLVRVEALPEVHDRGEQALGAFRTKIAENLQRTLGVRTKVEVVPLNSIPRTDFKARRVIDDRKVFQEMQQKISGGS; this is encoded by the coding sequence ATGGAATACTGGTCGTTTCCACCGAAATTCGATCCCGACTATTTGCCGGATTCGTCTTCCCCCTACTGGTTTCCGAAGCGCGAGACGATGCCGCCCGGAGACCGCGAGAAGGCGATCCTCGAACGCCTCAAGGCCGTCACCCGCTACGCCTATGAAAAATCCCCCTTCTACAAACGGAAGTGGGACGAGGCTGGCTTTCATCCCGATCAACTGAAATCCCTCGAGGACTTCGAGGACAAGGTGCCGGTGGTGACGAAAAAGGACCTGCGCGAAGCGCAGGCGCGGGCGCCGAAATTCGGCGATTATTTGTGCATCCCGGAATCCGATATCCACCACATCCACGGCACCTCCGGAACCACCGGCACGCCCACTGTCTTTGCCATCAGCCGCGGCGACTGGGACGCCATCGCAAACGCCCACGCGCGGATCATGTACGGCATGGGCATGCGCCCCGGCGACATGATTTTCGTCGCCGCCATCTTCAGCCTTTACCTGGGTTCGTGGGGCGCCTTGATCGGGGCCGAGCGGCTGCGGGCGAAGGCCTTCCCCTTCGGCGCCGGGGCAGCCGGCATGAGCGCGCGCGCCGCCCACTGGCTCAACCAGATGAAGCCAAGCGCCTTTTACGGCACGCCTTCCTTCGCGCTGCACCTGGCCGAGGTTGCCCATGACGAAGGGCTCGACCCGAGACAATTCGGCTTGAAGTGCCTGTTCTTTTCCGGCGAACCGGGCGCTTCCATTCCGGGGGTGCGCGACAGGATCAAAGAGCTGTATGGGGCAAACGTCTATGACTCCGGCTCGATGGCGGAAATGTCGCCGTGGATGAACTGCGCCGGCACGGCGGGCACCCCGGAAGGCATGCTGTTGTGGCAGGACATCGTCTATAGCGAAGTGTGCGATCCGAACACCTTCCGGCGGGTGCCTTTCGGCCAGAAGGGAACGCCCGTCTACACGCACCTCGAACGCACCTCGCAGCCGATGATCCGCCTGCTGTCCGGCGATCTGACGGAATGGCGGTACGACGGCCCGGCACCTTGCGGCCGGACCTACCCGCACCTGCCGCACGGCATTTTCGGCCGCATCGACGATCAGTTCACGATTCGCGGAGAGAACATCTACCCAAGCGAAATCGATGCCATTCTCAACAAGACCGCAGGCTATGGCGGCGAACACCGCATCATCGTAAGCCGCGAAGGCTCCATGGACGAGCTGCTCGTCCGCGTGGAAGCCCTGCCGGAAGTCCACGACCGCGGCGAACAAGCCCTCGGCGCCTTCCGAACCAAGATCGCCGAAAACTTGCAGCGCACCCTCGGCGTGCGCACGAAGGTCGAGGTCGTGCCCCTGAATTCGATTCCGCGGACGGACTTCAAGGCCCGCCGAGTGATCG
- a CDS encoding cobalamin B12-binding domain-containing protein has product MSKDSKNIIRVLIAKVGLDGHDRGVKIVARALRDAGMDVIYTGLHRTPEDVVRAAIQEDVDILGVSILSGAHMTVFPRIIQLLKENKAEDIIVTGGGVIPDEEIEALKKIGVKEILLQDTPPQTIIETMHRLVKERGPR; this is encoded by the coding sequence ATGAGTAAGGATTCAAAAAATATCATCCGCGTGTTGATCGCGAAGGTCGGACTGGACGGCCACGATCGCGGTGTGAAAATCGTGGCCCGCGCACTGCGCGATGCCGGAATGGACGTTATCTACACCGGCCTTCATCGCACACCGGAAGATGTCGTTCGCGCCGCTATCCAGGAAGACGTGGATATCCTGGGCGTCAGCATCCTGTCGGGCGCCCATATGACGGTGTTCCCGCGTATCATTCAACTGCTGAAAGAGAACAAGGCCGAGGACATCATCGTGACTGGCGGCGGCGTCATCCCGGATGAGGAAATCGAGGCGCTCAAGAAAATCGGGGTCAAGGAAATCCTGCTTCAGGATACCCCCCCGCAAACGATCATCGAAACGATGCACCGCCTGGTCAAGGAGCGCGGCCCGCGCTGA
- a CDS encoding GntR family transcriptional regulator yields the protein MRKLHVRPHMMEQVYSTMLDAICDGRLAPGERLAQENIAEQLNVSRQPVGQALMLLKSQGFVCRSGRRGLMVSPLEEDFVRSLYEFRGALDRLAARLAASRASEADIAHGKRIVAQGQKAIANGSIAKLIAADMEFHRLIYELSGNAIIADTMSLYLNHLRRVMSAVLRIEGYGENVWMEHDAILNAIAEGDAEKAETLAQRHVEEASTSLRHVLRKQEQKDAAGTDKVAVALAIR from the coding sequence TTGCGCAAGCTTCACGTCCGGCCCCATATGATGGAACAGGTCTACTCCACCATGTTGGACGCCATTTGCGACGGCCGACTCGCCCCCGGCGAGCGTCTCGCCCAGGAAAACATCGCCGAACAGTTGAACGTCTCCCGCCAGCCGGTAGGACAAGCCTTGATGCTGTTGAAAAGCCAGGGCTTCGTCTGCCGTTCCGGCCGCCGCGGTCTGATGGTTTCACCGCTTGAGGAAGACTTCGTCCGCTCCCTCTACGAATTCCGCGGCGCGCTTGATCGGCTGGCGGCGCGGCTAGCGGCCAGCCGGGCGTCTGAGGCGGACATCGCCCACGGCAAGCGGATCGTTGCCCAGGGTCAGAAGGCGATCGCCAACGGCTCGATCGCGAAGCTGATTGCCGCCGACATGGAATTCCATCGCCTGATTTACGAACTTTCCGGCAACGCAATCATCGCCGATACGATGAGTCTCTATCTCAACCATCTCCGGCGCGTCATGAGCGCCGTGCTTCGCATCGAAGGCTATGGCGAGAACGTCTGGATGGAACACGACGCCATCCTGAACGCCATCGCCGAAGGCGATGCGGAGAAGGCGGAGACCCTTGCCCAGCGGCACGTGGAAGAAGCCTCTACTTCCCTAAGGCATGTGCTGCGCAAGCAGGAACAGAAAGACGCCGCCGGCACCGACAAGGTTGCCGTGGCCCTAGCCATCCGATAA
- a CDS encoding carbonic anhydrase, with amino-acid sequence MFPDRLIDGYKSFLGDRFAREHQHYEALAEGGQSPEILLIGCCDSRVSPEVIFDTRPGELFVVRNVANLVPPYEINGQFHGTSAALEFAVQALGVKHIVVLGHARCGGIRSFAEKSAPLSSGDFIGKWMSIIAPAADTLEDPGEEPSSDYLTKLELAAIEQSLANLMTFGAIRRRVAEGSLELHGAYFGIATGRLLVRDPETKAFGPVAPPGPNRHTPV; translated from the coding sequence ATGTTTCCCGACCGGTTAATTGACGGTTACAAGAGCTTCCTCGGAGACCGCTTCGCCCGAGAGCACCAGCATTACGAGGCGCTGGCGGAGGGTGGGCAGAGCCCGGAAATCCTGCTGATTGGCTGCTGCGATTCCCGCGTTTCACCTGAGGTGATCTTCGACACACGGCCGGGCGAGCTGTTCGTGGTGCGTAACGTCGCCAATCTTGTGCCGCCCTATGAGATCAACGGCCAGTTCCATGGCACCAGCGCGGCTCTCGAATTTGCCGTGCAGGCGCTGGGCGTGAAGCATATCGTCGTGCTCGGCCATGCCCGCTGCGGCGGCATCCGCTCCTTCGCCGAAAAAAGCGCGCCGCTCTCCTCGGGTGACTTCATCGGCAAGTGGATGTCGATCATCGCGCCTGCCGCCGATACGCTGGAGGACCCGGGCGAAGAACCGAGCTCCGACTACCTCACAAAACTCGAACTCGCGGCGATCGAGCAGAGCCTGGCAAACCTAATGACCTTCGGCGCCATTCGCCGCCGGGTTGCCGAAGGCAGCCTGGAGCTTCACGGCGCCTATTTCGGCATCGCCACCGGCCGGCTGCTGGTCCGCGACCCGGAAACCAAGGCATTTGGCCCCGTGGCGCCCCCGGGACCGAACCGCCATACGCCGGTCTGA